The proteins below come from a single Rhodanobacter sp. LX-99 genomic window:
- a CDS encoding family 43 glycosylhydrolase, with translation MPSIFQPSTPRPQTLCLVALAAGLFGPGAMAATPAGGRTWANPVDLDYRYNYEQMNEGISYRTGADPAIVRYGDGYYLFLTLADGYWHSNDLVHWQFVQPDRWPFDGPVAPATLVADGKLFLMQAAMEPKPLLYSTDPAHGHWQFWTRLLPAVPGAVWGGHESAMKPGDLPPGPWDPGLFRDEDGKTYLYWDSSNVFPLYGAQIDLALDHAGEGEGKRMRFVTKPVALLKADPAAHGWERFGQDHTDTSIQPYVEGAWMNRHGDRYYLQYGAPGTEYNVYATGVYVGSKPLGPFTYAPYNPVGYKPGGFVVGAGHGSTFQDAHGNWWNSGTMWVGLNWRFERRIDLFPAGFHADGQMWVDTRFGDFPQRMPDHPLHEGESTFTGWMLLSYRKAAQASSQRPEHPPSEVTDENPRTFWVAANNTAGQTLTLDLGGLRTVRAVQVNYADYQSGRYGDAPDIVTRFRLEGSVDGRQWSTLADLSHETRDRPNAYLELDHPARIRYVRYVHGHVGAHTLAISDLRVFGNADGPPPPAPVLVSAHRLADTRDAEIVWKPVPGAVGYNVRWGLAADRLHETYQRFADQPTRLTLRSLNKGVKYVVAVEAFDEHGVSTLSRTAVLNP, from the coding sequence ATGCCGTCGATTTTCCAGCCATCGACACCACGCCCGCAGACGCTCTGCCTGGTCGCGCTTGCCGCCGGCCTGTTCGGCCCGGGCGCGATGGCCGCCACGCCTGCGGGCGGGCGCACCTGGGCCAACCCGGTCGATCTCGACTATCGCTATAACTACGAGCAGATGAACGAGGGCATCTCGTACCGCACCGGTGCGGATCCCGCGATCGTGCGCTACGGCGATGGCTATTACCTGTTCCTTACGCTGGCCGACGGCTACTGGCATTCGAACGACCTGGTGCACTGGCAGTTCGTGCAGCCGGATCGCTGGCCGTTCGACGGCCCGGTGGCGCCGGCCACCCTGGTCGCGGACGGCAAGCTGTTCCTGATGCAGGCGGCGATGGAGCCGAAGCCGCTGCTGTACTCGACCGATCCCGCGCATGGCCACTGGCAGTTCTGGACGCGCCTGCTGCCGGCGGTACCGGGCGCGGTGTGGGGCGGCCACGAGAGCGCGATGAAACCGGGCGACCTGCCGCCGGGACCATGGGATCCGGGCCTGTTCCGCGACGAGGACGGCAAGACCTATCTGTACTGGGATTCCTCCAACGTCTTTCCGTTGTACGGCGCGCAGATCGACCTGGCGCTCGACCACGCCGGCGAAGGCGAAGGCAAGCGGATGCGCTTCGTCACGAAGCCGGTCGCCCTGCTCAAGGCCGATCCGGCCGCGCACGGCTGGGAGCGCTTCGGCCAGGACCATACCGACACCAGCATCCAGCCCTACGTCGAGGGTGCCTGGATGAACCGGCATGGCGACCGCTACTACCTGCAGTACGGCGCGCCCGGCACCGAATACAACGTGTATGCCACCGGCGTATACGTCGGCAGCAAGCCGCTCGGACCGTTCACCTATGCGCCGTACAACCCGGTCGGCTACAAGCCCGGCGGCTTCGTCGTCGGCGCCGGTCACGGTTCCACGTTCCAGGACGCGCATGGCAACTGGTGGAACAGCGGCACCATGTGGGTGGGCCTGAACTGGAGGTTCGAGCGGCGCATCGACTTGTTCCCCGCCGGCTTCCACGCGGACGGCCAGATGTGGGTCGACACCCGTTTCGGCGACTTCCCGCAGCGCATGCCCGATCACCCGCTGCATGAAGGCGAGAGCACGTTCACCGGCTGGATGCTGCTGTCGTACCGCAAGGCCGCGCAGGCTTCGTCGCAACGGCCGGAGCATCCGCCCTCCGAAGTGACCGACGAGAATCCGCGCACGTTCTGGGTCGCCGCGAACAACACCGCCGGGCAGACGCTCACGCTCGACCTCGGCGGCCTGCGCACGGTGCGCGCGGTGCAGGTGAACTACGCCGACTACCAGTCCGGCCGCTACGGCGACGCGCCCGACATCGTCACCCGGTTCCGCCTCGAGGGCTCTGTCGACGGTCGGCAGTGGAGCACGCTGGCCGACCTCTCGCACGAGACGCGCGACCGGCCGAACGCCTATCTCGAACTCGACCATCCGGCGCGCATCCGCTACGTGCGCTACGTACACGGTCACGTCGGCGCGCATACGCTGGCGATCTCCGACCTGCGCGTGTTCGGCAACGCCGACGGCCCGCCGCCGCCCGCGCCGGTGCTGGTCTCCGCGCATCGCCTGGCCGACACCCGCGATGCCGAGATCGTGTGGAAGCCGGTGCCCGGCGCGGTGGGCTACAACGTGCGCTGGGGACTTGCCGCCGACCGGCTGCACGAGACCTACCAGCGCTTCGCCGACCAGCCGACGCGGTTGACCCTGCGCTCGTTGAACAAGGGCGTGAAATACGTTGTGGCGGTGGAGGCCTTCGACGAGCATGGCGTGTCCACCCTGTCGCGGACGGCCGTGCTGAACCCCTGA
- a CDS encoding MFS transporter, whose translation MRQRDITFHHPVAFWLGCAAVVAGVLAHLPMLAMAAPMHYQLAGMPMDNAMLVGMALVPLGVLLAGYGLMPRMEQMRRTLHPDRSPLPFHAADHVPLNREHWKLVTVLTVALAVDVMKPATIGFAMPGMSAEYGISGSTAGWLALSALTGTVVGSIVWGRLGDLFGRRATILLSALMFMGTAICGAMPAFGWNLVMCFMMGAAAGGMLPITFTLMAETIPTRHRGWLLVALGGVGTSAGYLLASGAATLFEPTYSWRALWLLNLPTGALIVFLNRYIPESPRFLALAGLEDQARAVLQRFSGTAAPTAAPVHPTGEAARPDPHASARIGMRQLLRGRHAAISWGLMMCAVAWGLANFGFLLWLPANLVKLGIDAQASAALLARSAILALPGIGVVVWFYQRWSSIRTLVLFIGLTALSLLFFFAIALANLHSTTLTIVGTVALLLSISGVIATLIPYAAEIYPVHLRSTGAGLIAGGSKFGGILGAVIGVAGLFEHFMLSALLIALPMAVAGWMLARSGIETRGHGLEAIQDALSRPS comes from the coding sequence ATGCGCCAAAGAGACATTACCTTCCATCACCCCGTGGCGTTCTGGCTGGGCTGCGCGGCGGTGGTCGCGGGCGTACTGGCGCACCTGCCGATGCTGGCGATGGCCGCGCCGATGCATTACCAACTCGCCGGCATGCCGATGGACAACGCGATGCTGGTCGGCATGGCACTGGTGCCGCTCGGCGTGCTGCTGGCCGGCTATGGCCTGATGCCGCGGATGGAGCAGATGCGGCGCACCCTGCATCCTGATCGCAGCCCGCTGCCATTCCACGCCGCCGACCACGTACCGCTCAATCGCGAGCACTGGAAGCTGGTGACCGTGCTGACCGTCGCGCTGGCGGTAGACGTGATGAAGCCGGCCACCATTGGTTTTGCGATGCCGGGCATGTCGGCCGAATACGGCATCAGCGGCTCGACCGCCGGATGGCTGGCACTGTCGGCGCTGACCGGCACCGTGGTCGGCTCGATCGTGTGGGGCCGGCTCGGCGATCTGTTCGGTCGTCGCGCCACCATCCTGCTCTCGGCGCTGATGTTCATGGGTACCGCAATCTGCGGCGCGATGCCGGCGTTCGGCTGGAACCTGGTGATGTGCTTCATGATGGGCGCGGCCGCCGGCGGCATGCTGCCGATCACCTTCACCCTGATGGCCGAGACCATCCCGACCCGGCACCGCGGCTGGCTGCTGGTGGCCCTGGGTGGCGTCGGCACCTCGGCCGGCTACCTGCTCGCCTCGGGCGCGGCCACGCTGTTCGAACCGACCTACAGCTGGCGTGCGCTATGGCTGCTCAACTTGCCCACCGGCGCGCTGATCGTGTTCCTCAACCGCTACATTCCCGAGTCGCCGCGCTTCCTCGCGCTGGCCGGACTGGAGGATCAGGCGCGCGCGGTGCTGCAGCGGTTCTCGGGCACGGCGGCACCGACGGCTGCGCCTGTCCACCCCACGGGCGAAGCGGCCCGGCCCGACCCGCATGCCTCCGCCCGCATCGGCATGCGCCAGCTGCTGCGCGGAAGGCATGCGGCGATCAGCTGGGGGCTGATGATGTGCGCGGTGGCCTGGGGGCTGGCGAACTTCGGCTTCCTGCTGTGGCTGCCGGCGAACCTGGTCAAGCTGGGCATCGATGCGCAGGCCAGCGCCGCGCTGCTGGCGCGCTCGGCGATCCTGGCGCTGCCCGGCATCGGCGTGGTGGTGTGGTTCTACCAGCGCTGGAGCAGCATCCGCACCCTGGTGCTGTTCATCGGACTGACCGCGCTGTCCCTGCTGTTCTTCTTCGCGATCGCGCTGGCCAACCTGCACTCGACGACGCTGACCATCGTCGGCACGGTGGCGCTGCTGCTCAGCATCAGCGGGGTGATCGCCACGCTGATCCCGTATGCGGCGGAGATCTACCCGGTGCACCTGCGCAGCACCGGCGCGGGGCTGATCGCCGGGGGCTCGAAGTTCGGCGGCATCCTCGGCGCGGTGATCGGCGTGGCCGGCCTGTTCGAGCACTTCATGCTGTCGGCGCTGCTGATCGCGCTGCCGATGGCAGTGGCCGGCTGGATGCTCGCGCGCAGCGGCATCGAGACGCGCGGCCACGGACTGGAAGCGATCCAGGACGCGCTGTCCCGGCCGTCGTGA
- the aceE gene encoding pyruvate dehydrogenase (acetyl-transferring), homodimeric type translates to MDQLDDILNQDIDPTETREWIDSLDAVIHHDGTERAHFLLEKMVDTTRRSGGYLPFNPTTEYVNTIAPSQEAKSPGDAAMEWRIRSLIRWNAMAMVVRANRKPGELGGHIASFASSATLYDVGFNHFWRAPSADHPGDLVLHQGHSSPGIYARSFLEGRLAEDQLDLFRMEVAGHGRALSSYPHPWLMPDYWQVPTVSMGLGPIQAIYQAQFFKYLEHRGLVPKSDRKVWCFMGDGECDEPESLGAISLAGREGLDNLIFVINCNLQRLDGPVRGNGKIIQELEGVFRGAGWNALKVVWGSYWDPLLARDSKGVLRKLMMETVDGEYQACKAFGGAYTREHFFGKYPETREMVANLSDDDIWRLNRGGHDPHKVYAAYHTAVNTQGMPTVILAKTVKGYGMGAAGESQNPTHQQKKLDDESVRHFRDRFQIPIPDDKLHDVPYYHPGKDSPEVQYMLERRQALGGALPQRRRKADAKLKAPELAAFEQITKGTGEREISTTMALVRGINLLLRDKQLGERIVPIVADEARTFGMEGMFRQIGIYAPFGQKYKPQDSDQLLYYREDQKGQVLQQGISEAGGMASWMAAATSYSVSNQAMLPFFIYYSMFGFQRIGDLCWAAGDMRSRGFLVGGTSGRTTLNGEGLQHEDGHSHLMAGAIPNVKSYDPTFSYEVAVILQDGVRRMMQEQEDIYYYVTVMNENYSHPDLPKGSEEGIIKGMYLFRDSGIGNGESGKAKGKSKAPCVQLLGSGTILREVIAAADLLKNDFGVESDIWSCPSFIELRRDGFDAERWNRLHPEAEQRVPYVTGLLDGRSGPAIAATDYVREYADQIRAFLPDGMRYTVLGTDGFGRSDTRAHLREFFEVDRYWIAHAALAALAKDGKVNAKDVSRAIKEYKLDQDKPNPLTV, encoded by the coding sequence ATGGATCAGCTCGACGACATCCTCAACCAGGACATCGACCCCACCGAAACCCGGGAGTGGATCGACTCGCTCGACGCGGTGATCCATCACGACGGCACCGAACGCGCGCATTTCCTGCTGGAGAAGATGGTCGACACCACCCGCCGTTCGGGTGGCTACCTGCCGTTCAACCCGACCACCGAATACGTCAACACGATCGCGCCCAGCCAGGAAGCGAAGAGCCCCGGTGATGCCGCGATGGAATGGCGCATCCGCTCGCTGATCCGCTGGAACGCGATGGCGATGGTGGTGCGCGCAAACCGCAAGCCGGGCGAGCTGGGCGGGCACATCGCCAGCTTCGCTTCCAGCGCGACGCTGTACGACGTCGGCTTCAACCATTTCTGGCGCGCGCCGAGCGCCGATCACCCGGGCGACCTGGTGCTGCACCAGGGCCATTCCAGCCCGGGCATCTACGCGCGCTCGTTCCTCGAAGGCCGCCTGGCCGAGGACCAGCTCGACCTGTTCCGCATGGAAGTGGCCGGCCATGGCCGCGCGCTGTCGTCGTACCCGCACCCGTGGCTGATGCCGGACTACTGGCAGGTGCCGACGGTGTCGATGGGGCTGGGCCCGATCCAGGCGATCTACCAGGCGCAGTTCTTCAAGTACCTCGAACACCGCGGGCTGGTGCCGAAGAGCGACCGCAAGGTCTGGTGCTTCATGGGCGACGGCGAATGCGACGAGCCGGAGTCGCTCGGCGCGATCTCGCTGGCCGGCCGCGAGGGCCTGGACAACCTGATCTTCGTGATCAACTGCAACCTGCAGCGGCTGGACGGCCCGGTGCGCGGCAACGGCAAGATCATCCAGGAACTGGAAGGCGTGTTCCGCGGCGCCGGTTGGAACGCGCTCAAGGTGGTCTGGGGCAGCTACTGGGATCCGCTTCTGGCGCGCGACAGCAAGGGCGTGCTGCGCAAGCTGATGATGGAAACCGTCGACGGCGAGTATCAGGCGTGCAAGGCGTTCGGCGGCGCGTATACGCGCGAGCACTTCTTCGGCAAATACCCGGAGACGCGCGAGATGGTCGCCAACCTCAGCGACGACGACATCTGGCGGCTGAACCGCGGCGGCCATGATCCGCACAAGGTCTACGCGGCCTATCACACGGCGGTGAACACCCAGGGCATGCCCACGGTGATCCTGGCCAAGACGGTCAAGGGCTACGGCATGGGCGCGGCCGGCGAGTCGCAGAACCCCACCCACCAGCAGAAGAAGCTGGACGACGAGTCGGTGCGGCATTTCCGCGACCGCTTCCAGATTCCGATTCCCGACGACAAGCTGCACGACGTGCCGTACTACCACCCGGGCAAGGACTCGCCGGAAGTGCAGTACATGCTGGAGCGCCGCCAGGCGCTCGGCGGCGCGTTGCCGCAGCGCCGGCGCAAGGCCGACGCCAAGCTGAAGGCGCCGGAGCTGGCCGCGTTCGAGCAGATCACCAAGGGCACCGGCGAGCGCGAGATCTCCACCACGATGGCGCTGGTGCGCGGCATCAACCTGCTGCTGCGCGACAAGCAGCTGGGCGAGCGGATCGTGCCGATCGTGGCCGACGAGGCGCGCACGTTCGGCATGGAAGGCATGTTCCGCCAGATCGGCATCTACGCGCCGTTCGGCCAGAAGTACAAGCCGCAGGATTCCGACCAGCTGCTGTATTACCGCGAGGACCAGAAGGGCCAGGTGCTGCAGCAGGGCATCAGCGAGGCCGGCGGCATGGCGTCGTGGATGGCGGCGGCGACCAGCTACTCGGTCAGCAACCAGGCGATGCTGCCGTTCTTCATCTACTACTCGATGTTCGGCTTCCAGCGCATCGGCGACCTGTGCTGGGCCGCGGGCGACATGCGCTCGCGCGGCTTCCTGGTCGGCGGCACTTCGGGCCGCACCACGCTGAACGGCGAGGGCCTGCAGCACGAGGACGGCCACTCGCACCTGATGGCCGGCGCGATCCCGAACGTGAAGTCGTACGACCCGACCTTCTCGTACGAAGTGGCGGTGATCCTGCAGGACGGCGTGCGCCGGATGATGCAGGAGCAGGAGGACATCTACTACTACGTCACCGTGATGAACGAGAACTACAGCCACCCCGACCTGCCCAAGGGCAGCGAGGAAGGCATCATCAAGGGCATGTACCTGTTCCGGGATTCGGGAATCGGGAATGGGGAATCGGGCAAAGCCAAGGGCAAGAGCAAGGCGCCGTGCGTCCAGCTGCTCGGCTCGGGCACGATCCTGCGCGAAGTCATCGCGGCTGCCGACCTTTTGAAGAACGACTTCGGTGTCGAGTCCGACATCTGGTCGTGCCCCAGCTTCATCGAATTGCGCCGCGACGGCTTCGACGCCGAGCGCTGGAACCGCCTGCATCCGGAAGCGGAGCAGCGCGTGCCGTACGTCACCGGCCTGCTCGACGGGCGCTCCGGCCCGGCGATCGCCGCCACCGACTACGTGCGCGAGTACGCCGACCAGATCCGCGCGTTCCTGCCCGACGGCATGCGCTACACCGTGCTGGGCACCGACGGCTTCGGCCGCTCGGACACCCGCGCGCACCTGCGCGAGTTCTTCGAGGTCGATCGCTACTGGATCGCGCACGCGGCGCTGGCCGCGCTGGCGAAGGACGGCAAGGTGAACGCGAAGGACGTCAGCCGCGCGATCAAGGAATACAAGCTCGACCAGGACAAGCCGAATCCGCTGACGGTGTGA
- a CDS encoding NADP-dependent malic enzyme: MSLPEELRLAALEYHRLPRPGKIKVTPTTSLLTQRDLSLAYSPGVAAACDAIVEDPTTAAEYTARSNLVAVITNGTAVLGLGNIGPLASKPVMEGKGVLFQKFAGIDVFDIEIDENDPDKLVEIIASLEPTFGGINLEDIKAPECFIVERKLRERMKIPVFHDDQHGTSIIVGAALINALVVVGKKIEDIRVATTGAGAAGISCLDMLVALGVKPEHILAFDRHGVLHNERTDLDPDKQRYARDTKARTLAEIVEGADVFLGLSAGGILKPEMVATMAARPIIFALANPNPEITPEEAKAVRPDCIMATGRSDYPNQVNNALCFPYLFRGALDVGATVINEPMKIACVKAIAALARRESSDVSARAYGGKPPSFGPDYLIPQPFDPRLLLQLPPAVAQAAMDSGVATRPMADFAEYIDRLTSFVFRTGLLMKPVFERAKSEPCRLVYAEGEEETVLRAVQVVVDEGLAKPILIGRPEVIEKRIKRAGLRIQPGVDIEICNINSDPRFDAYWQHYHRLMERRGVTPSMAKAVVRSRPTAIAALMVERGEADAMICGLVGQYQGKLRYIRDIIGLDAGVVEPSAMAAVATDKGTFFYLDTHVQDDPCPEQVAEATLQASIRLKLFGITPKIALLSGGNFGSRDTCGAKKMRKALELIRARAPRLEVEGEMQADVALTPALREKLFPNSRLEGKANVFVFPNLDAANIAYNMTRMLSDGVVIGPILMGVAKPAHILMPQSTVRRVVNMSAVACVEAQIRAANRPQG; this comes from the coding sequence ATGAGCCTCCCCGAAGAACTGCGCCTTGCTGCCCTCGAATACCACCGCCTGCCGCGCCCCGGCAAGATCAAGGTCACCCCAACCACCTCGCTGCTGACCCAGCGCGACCTGTCGCTGGCCTATTCGCCCGGCGTGGCCGCGGCCTGCGATGCGATCGTGGAGGACCCGACCACGGCGGCGGAGTACACCGCGCGCTCCAACCTGGTCGCCGTGATCACCAACGGCACCGCGGTGCTGGGCCTGGGCAACATCGGGCCGCTGGCGAGCAAGCCGGTGATGGAGGGCAAGGGCGTGCTGTTCCAGAAGTTCGCCGGCATCGACGTGTTCGACATCGAGATCGACGAGAACGACCCGGACAAGCTGGTCGAGATCATCGCCAGCCTCGAACCGACCTTCGGCGGCATCAACCTGGAAGACATCAAGGCACCGGAGTGCTTCATCGTCGAGCGCAAGCTGCGCGAGCGGATGAAGATCCCGGTGTTCCACGACGACCAGCACGGCACGTCGATCATCGTCGGCGCGGCGCTGATCAACGCGCTGGTGGTGGTCGGCAAGAAGATCGAGGACATCCGCGTGGCCACCACCGGCGCCGGCGCCGCGGGGATCTCCTGCCTCGACATGCTGGTGGCGCTGGGCGTGAAGCCCGAGCACATCCTGGCGTTCGACCGCCACGGCGTGCTGCACAACGAGCGCACCGACCTCGACCCGGACAAGCAGCGCTACGCGCGCGACACCAAGGCGCGCACGCTGGCCGAAATCGTCGAGGGCGCGGACGTGTTCCTTGGCCTGTCCGCCGGCGGCATCCTGAAGCCGGAGATGGTCGCCACGATGGCCGCGCGGCCGATCATCTTCGCGCTGGCCAACCCGAACCCGGAAATCACCCCGGAAGAGGCGAAAGCGGTGCGGCCGGACTGCATCATGGCCACCGGCCGTTCGGACTACCCGAACCAGGTCAACAACGCGCTGTGCTTCCCCTACCTGTTCCGCGGCGCGCTGGACGTGGGCGCCACGGTGATCAACGAGCCGATGAAGATCGCCTGCGTCAAGGCGATCGCCGCGCTGGCGCGGCGCGAGTCGTCCGACGTCAGCGCGCGCGCCTACGGCGGCAAGCCGCCCAGCTTCGGCCCGGACTACCTGATCCCGCAGCCGTTCGATCCGCGTCTGCTACTGCAGCTGCCGCCGGCGGTGGCGCAGGCGGCGATGGACTCGGGCGTGGCCACGCGGCCGATGGCCGACTTCGCCGAGTACATTGATCGCCTCACCAGTTTCGTGTTCCGCACCGGCCTGCTGATGAAGCCGGTGTTCGAGCGGGCCAAGTCCGAACCGTGCCGCCTGGTCTACGCCGAGGGCGAGGAGGAGACCGTGCTGCGCGCGGTGCAGGTGGTGGTCGACGAAGGCCTGGCCAAACCCATCCTGATCGGCCGTCCGGAAGTGATCGAGAAGCGCATCAAGCGCGCCGGCCTGCGCATCCAGCCGGGCGTGGACATCGAGATCTGCAACATCAACAGCGACCCGCGCTTCGACGCCTACTGGCAGCACTATCACCGGCTGATGGAACGCCGCGGGGTGACCCCGTCGATGGCCAAGGCGGTGGTCCGCTCGCGGCCCACCGCGATCGCCGCGCTGATGGTCGAGCGCGGCGAAGCCGACGCGATGATCTGCGGCCTGGTCGGCCAGTACCAGGGCAAGCTGCGCTACATCCGCGACATCATCGGCCTGGACGCCGGCGTGGTCGAACCGTCGGCGATGGCCGCGGTGGCCACCGACAAGGGCACGTTCTTCTACCTCGATACGCATGTGCAGGACGATCCCTGCCCCGAGCAGGTCGCCGAGGCCACGCTGCAGGCATCGATCCGGCTGAAGCTGTTCGGCATCACGCCGAAGATCGCGCTGCTGTCCGGCGGCAACTTCGGCAGCCGCGACACCTGCGGCGCGAAGAAGATGCGCAAGGCGCTGGAGTTGATCCGCGCCCGCGCGCCGCGGCTGGAAGTGGAGGGCGAGATGCAGGCCGACGTGGCGCTGACCCCGGCGCTGCGCGAGAAGCTGTTCCCGAACTCGCGGCTGGAAGGCAAAGCGAACGTGTTCGTGTTCCCGAACCTGGACGCGGCGAACATCGCCTACAACATGACCCGCATGCTCAGCGATGGCGTGGTGATCGGGCCGATCCTGATGGGCGTGGCCAAGCCGGCGCACATCCTGATGCCGCAATCGACCGTGCGCCGGGTGGTGAACATGAGCGCGGTGGCCTGCGTCGAGGCGCAGATCCGCGCGGCGAACCGCCCGCAAGGCTGA
- a CDS encoding flavohemoglobin expression-modulating QEGLA motif protein translates to MNASDGTVAPGLQRYAALDQRLLAAVRGIHILPTVAWPASLEGRMIEAYDKGRFALPDVSYTRPDLSAARAELAAIEAAAAEGAEIDPLGDYLRRTAESWRIAAEMLESVGTAGVTAPSIALYGRPDDMIPGSRRSNLDAARYFVELSDELGADLLADDSCVNVPADVLRGDLAATLDEFFGAGTINVEVDPELTAKAAAGATRIRLRGGASFSEYDRHQLLAHEAFVHSLTALNGRRQPLLASLARTSPRVTATQEGLAVFAELMSGAIDITRLKRISLRILAIDMALGGADFVEVYKYFSACGQSAADSFHSAQRVFRGVPLGGGAAFAKDNVYLSGLLTVHTFFRLALKQRRMDLLRHLFAGKLTLHDVVALQPHFESGAILPPRWLPPWMQHVHGLAGKLAFSVFINGIQLNRVHGDELLQSV, encoded by the coding sequence ATGAACGCATCGGACGGTACCGTCGCGCCCGGGCTGCAGCGCTACGCCGCGCTCGACCAGCGCCTGCTGGCGGCGGTGCGCGGCATCCACATCCTGCCCACGGTGGCGTGGCCGGCGTCGCTGGAAGGCCGCATGATCGAGGCCTACGACAAGGGTCGCTTCGCCTTGCCGGACGTGAGCTACACGCGGCCGGACCTGTCCGCGGCGCGCGCCGAGCTGGCGGCGATCGAGGCGGCGGCGGCCGAGGGTGCGGAGATCGACCCGCTGGGCGACTACCTGCGCCGCACCGCCGAATCCTGGCGCATTGCCGCCGAGATGCTGGAATCGGTCGGCACGGCCGGCGTCACCGCGCCGTCGATCGCGCTGTATGGACGTCCAGACGACATGATCCCCGGCAGCCGGCGCAGCAACCTCGATGCGGCGCGCTACTTCGTCGAATTGTCCGACGAGCTGGGCGCGGACCTGCTGGCCGACGACAGCTGCGTGAACGTGCCGGCCGACGTGCTGCGCGGCGACCTGGCCGCCACCCTGGACGAGTTCTTCGGCGCCGGCACGATCAACGTCGAGGTCGATCCCGAGCTGACCGCCAAGGCGGCCGCCGGCGCCACCCGCATCCGCCTGCGCGGCGGCGCCAGCTTCAGCGAATACGATCGCCACCAGCTGCTGGCGCACGAGGCGTTCGTGCATTCGCTGACCGCGTTGAACGGCCGCCGGCAGCCGCTGCTGGCCTCGCTGGCGCGCACCTCGCCGCGGGTCACCGCGACCCAGGAAGGCCTGGCGGTGTTCGCCGAGCTGATGTCCGGCGCGATCGACATCACCCGGCTCAAGCGCATCAGCCTGCGCATCCTGGCGATCGACATGGCGCTCGGCGGCGCCGACTTCGTCGAGGTCTACAAGTACTTCAGCGCCTGCGGGCAGAGCGCGGCGGACAGCTTCCATTCGGCCCAGCGCGTGTTCCGCGGCGTGCCGCTGGGCGGCGGCGCGGCGTTCGCCAAGGACAACGTCTACCTGTCCGGCCTGCTCACCGTGCACACGTTCTTCCGCCTGGCGTTGAAGCAGCGGCGGATGGATCTGCTGCGCCACCTGTTCGCTGGCAAGCTGACCCTGCATGACGTGGTCGCGTTGCAGCCGCACTTCGAATCCGGCGCGATCCTGCCGCCGCGCTGGCTGCCGCCGTGGATGCAGCACGTGCATGGACTGGCCGGCAAGCTGGCGTTCTCGGTCTTCATCAACGGCATCCAGTTGAACCGGGTACATGGCGACGAACTGCTGCAGAGCGTCTAG
- the rsgA gene encoding ribosome small subunit-dependent GTPase A, which yields MSDAETIERLRRIGWRGDALPAAGLRLARVVAQHRAGYELHDGGTLFGAQPDGRFLKRGIDPAERPVVGDFVEVEAGKPPHIVNVLARRTVLSRAAAGERYERQLIATNIDYVLVLTGLDGDFNPARIERYLSLTEDSGAQPVVLLSKLDTREDAAAQIAALRARLPAATPIHALNGKDPASVAQLAAYLQPGDSAVLVGSSGAGKSTLTNTLLGTARMATAEVRSHDSRGRHTTTHRALLQLPSGGCLIDTPGMRELKLTGEENLDLFADIEALAEQCRFADCGHGSEPGCAIQVALDSGELAPGRWRNFLKLHDEREEQAATLEARLRRQRGGRPIERPHGHRGQRERD from the coding sequence ATGAGCGATGCCGAAACGATCGAACGCCTGCGCCGCATCGGCTGGCGCGGTGATGCGCTGCCGGCCGCCGGTTTGCGCCTGGCGCGGGTCGTGGCCCAGCATCGCGCCGGCTATGAGCTGCACGACGGCGGGACCCTGTTCGGCGCGCAGCCGGACGGGCGTTTCCTCAAGCGCGGCATCGACCCGGCCGAGCGGCCGGTGGTCGGCGACTTCGTCGAGGTCGAGGCGGGCAAGCCGCCGCACATCGTCAACGTGCTGGCGCGGCGCACGGTGCTGTCGCGCGCGGCGGCCGGCGAGCGCTACGAGCGGCAGCTGATCGCCACCAACATCGACTACGTGCTGGTACTGACCGGACTGGATGGCGACTTCAACCCGGCGCGGATCGAACGCTACCTGTCGTTGACCGAAGATTCCGGTGCGCAGCCGGTGGTGCTGCTGAGCAAGCTGGACACGCGCGAGGACGCCGCGGCGCAGATCGCGGCGTTGCGTGCGCGGCTGCCCGCCGCGACGCCGATCCATGCACTGAACGGCAAGGACCCGGCCAGCGTGGCGCAGCTGGCGGCGTACCTGCAGCCGGGCGACAGCGCGGTGCTGGTCGGCTCCTCCGGCGCCGGCAAGTCGACCCTGACCAATACCCTGCTCGGCACGGCACGCATGGCCACCGCCGAAGTGCGCAGCCACGACAGCCGCGGCCGCCACACCACCACCCATCGCGCCCTGCTGCAGTTGCCCAGCGGTGGCTGCCTGATCGACACGCCGGGGATGCGCGAGCTGAAGCTCACCGGCGAGGAAAACCTCGACCTGTTCGCCGACATCGAGGCGCTGGCCGAGCAATGCCGTTTCGCCGATTGCGGCCACGGCAGCGAGCCGGGCTGCGCGATACAGGTGGCGCTCGACAGTGGCGAACTGGCGCCCGGGCGCTGGCGCAACTTCCTCAAGCTGCACGACGAGCGCGAGGAGCAGGCGGCGACGCTGGAAGCGCGCCTGCGCCGCCAGCGTGGCGGCCGGCCGATCGAGCGGCCGCACGGCCATCGCGGGCAGCGCGAGCGGGACTGA